ACGTTGCACGCACGACGTTAGAACCGAAGTCGTGGAATTGGTCGCCCGCCGCGGTCTGAAATTGCTCCAGCTGCGCTCGGAAGATCCGACGCTGGAAGAAATCTATCTAAAATATTTCCGAGAGGCGTAAATCATGACTGTGGTGTTTTGGAAAGAATTGGCCGACCACTTCAGCAGCCGGCGGTTTATGATTTTGTTAGCCTTGATCATCCTGTCGGGGCTCTGGGCGACCTACGCCACCGGCCAAGCGATCCGCCAAAACACCGACACCGTGCCGTCGCAATATGTTTTCCTACTTCTGCTCACCTCCAGCGGTGAAACGCTTTTTTCCCTGGCAACCTTTCTCGGCTTCTTTGGTCCCCTAGTGGGCATCACCCTGGGCTTCGATAGCATCAGTGGTGAATACGCCCGCGGCACTTTGAGCCGCGTGCTGTCACAACCGATCTACCGCGACAGTTTGATCAACGGCAAGTTTTTTGCCGGCCTGACTACAGTAGCGGTGCTTTGGGGATCGATCCTGCTGTTGGTCATCGGTTTAGGCATCACATTATTGGGCTTCCCGCCCAACGCCGAAGAGCTCTGGCGCATGTTGATTTTCACCGTCGTCGGAGTTTTTTACGTGGGCTTCTGGCTCGCGCTAGCGATGCTTTTCTCTTTGCTGTTTCAGAAAACCGTCACCGCGGCGCTCGGCTCGCTTTCCGTATGGCTGTTCTTGTCGCTCTTCGTATCGGTGCTTAGCGGCGCCATCGCCGGACTCATCGTACCCGATGCCACCACACCGGAAGCCGTCACGCGCCGTTCGGACATTGAAAATATCGTCGGCCGAGTTTCGCCGAGCACATTGTTCAACGAAAGCGTCGGCATCCTGCTCAATCCCGCGGCCCGAGTCTTCGGCATGGCACTGCAGAGCCAAGCTGAAGGCATCTTGCCGACTCCCCTGGCACTCGACCAAAGTTTGAATTTAATCTGGCCCCACATCACCACCATCTTCGGCCTGGTGGCGGTCTGTTTCGGCATCTCCTATATCATTTTCATGCGCGCCGAAATTCGCGCCTAATTTTTCTTCTTCAGCTCATAACTCCTCCCCCTCGCCAGCGTTCTGTGCGGCCCATTCCTGTGCCCTGAAAAAACGATTTCAATTGTCATTATTGATATGTAAATCAATTGTGATAATTTAAAAAAAGTTTTCGCTGACCATCCAGCCTGGGAGGATTCATGGCCTATAAAGATCTTCGCGAATATGTCGCAACGCTTGAGAAACACGGCAAACTCAAACGAGTGACCAAGGAAGTCGACAAGGATTGGGAGATCGCCGCGGTGTGCCGCCAGCTGTTTAAAAAAATCCCCCCGAAAGATCGCCCTGCCCTAGTTTTCGAGAACGTCAAAGGTTTCAAAATTCCGGTGGTCGCCGGCGTGCTCGGCGCGTCGCGGGAAATCTACGCCCTCGGCTTGCAGACCGAGACCGTCGAAGGCATCAACCGCAAATGGGACCATGCTCTCGGCAACCCGATTCCGCCGCGCATGGTTTCGGCCAAGGATGCGCCATGCAAAGAAAACATCCTGCACGGTAAGGATGTCGACATCACTAAATTACCGGTGCCGACCTGGACCGTCGGCGAAGATCCCGCGCCGTTTTTCACCTCGCCCTATTTGATCACCAAAGATCCTGAAACCGGCGTGCGCAATGTCGGCACCTATCGCATGCAAGTCAAAGGTCCGAATAAGACCGGCCTGCTGATCGGCAAACGCCAGGACATGGCGTGGCA
This DNA window, taken from Deltaproteobacteria bacterium, encodes the following:
- a CDS encoding ABC transporter permease — its product is MTVVFWKELADHFSSRRFMILLALIILSGLWATYATGQAIRQNTDTVPSQYVFLLLLTSSGETLFSLATFLGFFGPLVGITLGFDSISGEYARGTLSRVLSQPIYRDSLINGKFFAGLTTVAVLWGSILLLVIGLGITLLGFPPNAEELWRMLIFTVVGVFYVGFWLALAMLFSLLFQKTVTAALGSLSVWLFLSLFVSVLSGAIAGLIVPDATTPEAVTRRSDIENIVGRVSPSTLFNESVGILLNPAARVFGMALQSQAEGILPTPLALDQSLNLIWPHITTIFGLVAVCFGISYIIFMRAEIRA